A region of the Parambassis ranga chromosome 24, fParRan2.1, whole genome shotgun sequence genome:
TGATGCAGGTCGCGGTTGCCGACCACAGACGTCTTCTGTGAACACATACTGCACGTCTCTGTgattaggaggcgtggcttcagggtgggcCCAGAGAGAAGGTGGTGGGAGTGTATTTTCAAATTCTGGCTGTTACTGAGTTTTCaagatctcctaccctacatttAACTGTACACTTCGTCCACTCGGCCATGACCCCAACACATCTGCATTCTCCGCCCATCGTAGCGTCCTCATGGCAAACACGGAAATGACGCAAGCATAGAACGTATCTGACGCTCTGGAATTCAAACGTGTTTTgaaagggggcgtggccttttgaaaatatgacagcacTAATAATAACGACATCATAAACTGTCACAGGTCAATATGacctgtgatgatgtcataaagTGCCCTTATAAAGCCTATATATGCACCTCAGGTATTGATACATCATTGTTCACTGGAACACTTACAGAGCTACACATAGCGAGACTCGGAATTGTTCAGGACTTTATTCACAATCTTCTTTTAtcaccacaacacacagcaaaaagcaaaaaacagTGAGACGCACTCAGAGATTTCTGAACAAAAAGGAAGTCATCAGCACACTCCCGTCAATGAGCCTTCAagacatggaggaggagatgaggccgcaAATGACTGAAAAGAtggagcgccaagaacgagagaagcgcgaaaAGAtggagcgccaagaacaagagaagcacgaaaATAAAGAGCGCAAAGAGTTAGAGAAGCGCCAAGAAAtggagcgccaagaacgagagaagcgcgaaaagaaagagtgccaagaacGGGAGAAGCGCGaaaagaaagagcgccaagaacgggAGAAGCGTGAAAAGAAGGAGCGCCAAGAACGGGAGAAGCGCGAAAAGAAGGAGCGCCAAGAACGGGAGAAGCGCGAAAAGAAAGAGCACAAAGAGCTAGAGAAGCACGAAGAGATGGAGCgtcaagaacgagagaagcgcgaaaAGAAAGGACAGAAGCGTCCTCCATATGAGGAGTTGGCCACTGAAGTTTCCACACTGGAAAGCCAGCTACAACTGGTGAACAAGATTGTGGAGGAAAACAGCTTGACCACTACACTGGTTGAGGAACTAGAGAAACAACTTGCAGAGAAGACAGCAGACATCATCCGTCTTCAACAGTCTCTGGTTCGCCAGCAAACAGAGACACTGGAGTTAAAGTCAAGGTGTGACCAGGTcacagaagaaaatgaaaacctcagaaaggctgccgaagaacataaCCAATGTTCCAAGTGTGAGAAGCTGGCCAATGAGGTTTGCACTCTGAGAAGTGACCTAGAGAAGGTCAATGGCcgcgtccaggaaaaagacagtaagatcaaccaactgtcagaggacaggtcctcttcaaaagatcagctgaaacTTTGTCAGGAAGCAAAAGAAAGCCTCAAGAAAACGCTGCCAGAACAGTTCAAGCAACCTAACAGCAACCTTGTTTCAATGGTGCTTCATCAGAGCAACATCATCGATGgcctgtctgctgaaaacaagGATCTCTTCGACCAACTGTCCAAGGGCAACGCCAAAGTCACACAGTTGGAGGACGAAGAGCTGGAAAACAATATTGAGCCAACATTGATAagtttacaccagtctctgactctgaaGATCTCTGacttagaagatcagctgaaacgtgagcaggaggCAAAAGAAAGCCTTCAGAAAGAGCTGCAACGAAACAGCAACCTTGGTTCAATGGTGCTTCATCAGAGCAACGTCATCGACGccctgtctgctgaaaacaagGATCTCTTCAACCAACTGTCAAAGAGCAACACCAGGGTCAGACAGTTGGAGGATGTAGAGCTGGAAAACCAGAGTGAGCCAACACAGAAACCTGGACAACCTGGACAGCCTAGACAACCTGGACAGCCTAGTCCGCTTAGACAGCCTAGCCAGCTTAGACAACCAGGACAACCTGGACAGCCTAGACAACCTGGACAACCTAGACAACCAGGAAAGCCTAGCCAGCTTAGACAGCCTAGCCAGCTTAGACAGCCTAGCCAGCTTAGACAGCCTGTACACTGAAGATTAGGGGAAAGTTCTACAGAAAAttaagtagacctaagtctttGAATGTAACCTGTTTTTTCAAAAAATGGGAGAttatttgtttctgaagagccgttttgaggctcggtgggaggttccaaaactccaaatatggacaaagagggggagcacgagcggagtttagggtgggcgggcgatcgtggaagcatcGTGGGCGACTCTGCGACTGTCTGTCGCTCAAGCAGCAACGGCCATagttatgcgtaattttaagtccgaatacaattgaaacgagtgagttgtaaaaaaaattcaccccccctacaattacACTAGaaacactagaagagaacctataaTTTGAGagcagagtgtttttttgtaccaggctgtaaacatgttcatttctgctgtgaagtcggccattttaacatgggagtctataggAAATTAcccgcttttggagccagcccccagcggctgcagcgtgaattacaggttttgacactgggcttcaactttgagccccgaaggttgccgcttgatcaaaccaaacaaaaaatgttctttatttGTCATCTCTATGTACCAGGATTTTAAGAGGACCCATCAGTGTGGACCCAGACTGCACAACACATTCACATTGTGGTCTCAGctggaaacaaaaaacaaatgtcaatCTGCGCCGAGCACAGAAATATACTGCGTTATAATCAATACTTGAAGACACAATAAATAtctgcaaatgtttttattcagctGCACTGTggtgaatcacacacacagcgctctGCTCTATGATACATGCAAACATACAGCAGTGAAAGCCACTGCAACCCAACCACCACAACACACAGTGTCCTCATTCACAAAGAAGCAGAGAAGTGTGAGACCTGACGAGTGCAGCAGATGAACTATCAGCATCCGACTGACTGTTTAGTGTCACACAGCAAAGTGACCCTTGTGTGGAAATTACaagtcaaaaaagaaaaaaaatgcatcatcatgcaAAAAGGATCCTtctaaaacaaacattaaagcgTCTTCAACTTTCAGCCGCTGATCACCATTCATTAAATCCACAGGGTTCCACGGACCAACACAACCCACTGGTGCCTATGTGAGGCCCCGCCGGAGCCTTCAGTGGCCCTTCAGTGTAAATCAGAGAAAACGTCTGTATGCcacacattcaacacacacacacacacacacacacacatgaacgaCAGCTGTTGCTGTCCTAGACCTGAACCTGAAGCAGGACTCTGAGCTTCATGTGCGGCTGTTGTGGTTTAGTTCAGTGTAGTGGTTTAGTCGGCTGTTTGCAGTCAGCCTGACTGAGTCTGTGGCCCTGAAGTATCACTTGTTGTTCCGGTGAGGACGGAGCAGCTATGAAGCAGCGTGTGCAGCAGTGATATTCTTCTTCGGCTCTTTACATTTGCTTAAAATGTCATTCTCTGAGCGAGCGCTCGGTCTCACACAGCCAAGTGATACGTGCAGAAATGAGCCCAGAAAGGACAAAACCTCCAAAACAAACTGTTTGCTGTGGATAAACccaaacacatgaacatgtcTTCAGCTACCAGTAAAATCCAAATCTATAAAGTGTCACTGATTCTCATGAGTGAACGTTACATCCATTGTTTTCTATAAATTGTGCTCACTTGAGGAGCCAGATTTTCACTCGGTCATCATTTCTTAGCCCCGCATAGTAGAAACCATCACCTAGAAACATCATGTAGAAACCTTAGGGCTCAAAATGTCTGCCCAGAtcgatccccccccccccccccccccccccccccgataggtgttaaaaaaaaaacatcgacTTTGTGCGTCACCTGTTAATCCAGGTTAAAACTGCAGCTCAGTCTGGATCGTGTGCCGGGAATAAAAACACTCTTTGGCTCCTGTAAGGTCAGGTTTCCGTTCAGTAAGACGAGAGCAAAATGGCCGGATACGGCTCCGTTGCTAAGTAACAAAGCCAGAGCTGTGAAGAGTTGAGGTAAATGAACATAAACGGCGAGCTggtgatcatcatcatcatcacagcgtCTCATGAGTTGGTCACATCAAAGTAGCTGATTCCCCGTCTCTGAACTTTTTGTTTAAGTTTCTGATGAACTAATGAGGCAACTTTAACTCTTAAAAGGTCGTCGTCAGCGGGGATTATTTACACCTGACATTAAAACTAACACTTTATCCAGCATTCCCTTCTTTTTGTTTGCAAAGATGCatgtgtttcttcttttcagGCAGTATGTACAGCACTTTTATTCAGCTTTCCATACTGGCCACGTCATCTTTAGAAGAATATGCCAGAAAAGTGTGTCAGAAAAAGCCTTTAAATGAAAAACTATGAGTCTGCACTGGATATAACACGagtagatgtgaaggtgaaccGGCAGCCTGATAAATCTCAGGGAGCATCTCTTCAGCATGCGGCGGTGCATTGCTGTTCAGAGACGGGGACGCAGCAGGGATCAATGTGGGAGCTCCTGGGATTTGACCCTCcagcattagcatgctaatctgTCGCAGCtaagcagcagaaaacaagctCGTCAATAGAAATCATTTCTTCACAAATGTTTTCATAAATACGTCACCTATAACattataatgtaaatgtaaaatccaAAGGATGTCATGGAGAGAACATGGAAACACCAACTGGCCTATGTACATTATGACAGATTAAGGATGCATGCTGAGAGATTAACGACAATCCCAGGAGCTCAAccactaaataaatacatcaataAATTAAAGACACTATagtttttctgtctgtggtCGTCCTCTGGCCGTGCCACAGATTCAGGGAacatcgccccctgctggacagagAGCTGCGGTGCGATCAGAGGTGAGGTCTTATTGCCCTGCCGCCCTGGCCGCCCTCTGCTGCTCCAACATGGACCTGAGTGCCGGGGACAGCATGGTGGGGGCCATGGCTGGGCTGAAGGGGCGTAAAGGGTAGTGAGCATGTTTCCCTGGGACGTAGACACACTGGAAGTATCTTTGGCCTGTAAGGAGAATAAAACGAGCACATAAGGGACAAATAAGTCTGTATTTATATATCAGACTATGAAGAACCTGCAGAACCAGTCTGGGACTGTACTTTCAGCCTGTCTCACCtggtttcttcttctctgtgatgTTCTCTTCAGTCTGAGGCTCTTCTgcaaaaaacaatcaaataagCTGAGATATAATGTTCAGCTGTATCATGTGAGGAAGaaagcagagtgtgtgcatgcataagAGAGGGAAAGGACGGTGATGTCTCTGTAAAGAAGACTCTGCACTAAGTTTAGAGA
Encoded here:
- the LOC114429104 gene encoding vicilin-like seed storage protein At2g18540 codes for the protein MEEEMRPQMTEKMERQEREKREKMERQEQEKHENKERKELEKRQEMERQEREKREKKECQEREKREKKERQEREKREKKERQEREKREKKERQEREKREKKEHKELEKHEEMERQEREKREKKGQKRPPYEELATEVSTLESQLQLVNKIVEENSLTTTLVEELEKQLAEKTADIIRLQQSLVRQQTETLELKSRCDQVTEENENLRKAAEEHNQCSKCEKLANEVCTLRSDLEKVNGRVQEKDSKINQLSEDRSSLEDQLKREQEAKESLQKELQRNSNLGSMVLHQSNVIDALSAENKDLFNQLSKSNTRVRQLEDVELENQSEPTQKPGQPGQPRQPGQPSPLRQPSQLRQPGQPGQPRQPGQPRQPGKPSQLRQPSQLRQPSQLRQPVH